A window from Theobroma cacao cultivar B97-61/B2 chromosome 3, Criollo_cocoa_genome_V2, whole genome shotgun sequence encodes these proteins:
- the LOC108660449 gene encoding uncharacterized protein LOC108660449 translates to MFFIPTLPFLDSSIDFATISFIAALLLLSLFSIYFIFHLRFKSKSSHHLQNFNSLWTVRFLFVFFITFWALTELLRLPLFRRRYVYPLVPQLTVPQQANLCKVHLVLSLGFFEPGFLVTLLFLLDVSVKKTSPRSLFSVFFVLASCLPIFILQVDFLFFQGPEIRFPEPFHRSWFVSHENTTVLCAYPLLSTILFGVFGAIFSLSFLLSFWRVVSHVINKALRVRIFALAFTVIITLALQILLMGLSVFWTPDKTAFDGVALLVFLSTFTCAVVVEGILVIKPIADSLAAGAGGGESCQGSRHGERSPGLRPVENGDSV, encoded by the coding sequence ATGTTCTTTATTCCTACTTTACCATTCCTTGACTCCTCCATCGACTTTGCCACCATCTCCTTCATCGCTGCCCTCCTCctcctctctcttttctctatCTACTTCATATTTCACCTCCGTTTTAAATCCAAAAGCTCCCATCATTTGCAGAATTTCAACTCTCTCTGGACCGTCCGATTCCTTTTTGTCTTCTTCATCACGTTCTGGGCCTTGACCGAACTGCTTCGCTTACCCTTGTTTCGCAGACGATACGTTTATCCTCTCGTGCCACAACTAACCGTGCCACAACAAGCCAACCTCTGCAAAGTCCACCTTGTTCTCTCTTTAGGGTTCTTCGAGCCTGGTTTCCTAGTAACCCTACTTTTCTTGCTTGATGTCTCCGTTAAGAAAACAAGCCCACGAAGCTTATTCAGCGTTTTCTTTGTCTTGGCCTCCTGTCTTCCCATTTTCATTCTACAAGTTGACTTTCTCTTCTTCCAGGGTCCGGAGATACGTTTCCCAGAGCCTTTCCATAGGAGTTGGTTCGTCAGCCATGAAAATACAACGGTTTTGTGTGCGTACCCGTTGTTAAGCACCATTTTGTTCGGCGTTTTTGGAGCTATCTTTTCATTGTCATTCTTGTTATCGTTCTGGAGAGTCGTCTCTCATGTAATCAACAAGGCCCTCAGGGTTCGAATCTTTGCCCTCGCTTTCACTGTCATCATAACATTGGCATTGCAAATCCTGTTAATGGGGTTATCTGTGTTTTGGACACCAGACAAGACCGCATTCGACGGAGTTGCTCTTCTTGTATTCCTTAGCACGTTCACGTGCGCAGTGGTTGTAGAGGGCATTTTGGTGATTAAACCGATCGCAGACTCGTTGGCCGCGGGAGCAGGAGGAGGAGAGAGTTGCCAGGGGAGTCGTCACGGTGAAAGGTCGCCAGGGCTGCGGCCTGTGGAGAATGGCGATAGTGTTTAG